Proteins found in one Hyla sarda isolate aHylSar1 chromosome 7, aHylSar1.hap1, whole genome shotgun sequence genomic segment:
- the LOC130282990 gene encoding protein kinase C delta type-like isoform X1, translated as MAATGGRGDGEKERGKKMKREEEDEEEEKRGDERKKKEVSEELKRGKKRKREESEEVEKERGPKRKREEEREEEEKRGDERKKKEVSEELKRGKKRKREESEEVEKKRGAKRKREEEHEEEEKREEERKKEDESKEGKRGKKRKREEEIEEEEKRGKKRKREEEEKRGEERKKEKESEEEEKKRRGEDARVLEDEEPRPGTSQAPGTSSKYPKFNIKHLTVHQVLGRGSFGVVGLASVPGRNNYVAIKGITKTADNAAILQRERRILLLARDCPFLCHLYAAQQSQDHAFFITEYLSGGSLEALLRVYSSLNIEIVRFFTAEIACGLHFLHRQNIVHRDIKPDNIMLDRDGHICIIDLGLAQDGVTSSNKIQGVTGTLLYMAPEVLQRKSYHAAVDWWSLGIVVSRMSAGRSPFYFGCNREMARDSITREKPNIPSWLPADLKHLIQQLLHKNPEKRLGVNRNIRDHPFFTTINWEELEQKRAQPPFTPSEAALKKGDLRWSEVETALHPLEGFSFIAPSWEW; from the exons ATGGCGGCTACTGGAGGAAGAGGAGATGGCGAGAAGGAGAGAGGAAAGAAGAtgaagagagaagaggaggacgaggaggaggagaagagaggagatgagaggaagaagaaagaggtgagcgaggagctgaagagaggaaagaagaggaagagagaagagagcgaggAGGTGGAGAAGGAGAGAGGAccgaagaggaagagagaagaggagcgcgaggaggaggagaagagaggagatgagaggaagaagaaagaggtgagcgaggagctgaagagaggaaagaagaggaagagagaagagagcgaggaggtggagaagaagagaggagcgaagaggaagagagaagaggagcacgaggaggaggagaagagagaagaggagaggaagaaggaagaTGAGAGCAAGGAGGGGAAGAgagggaagaagaggaagagagaagaggagatcgaagaggaggagaagagagggaagaagaggaagagagaggaggaggagaagagaggagaggagaggaagaaggaaaaggagagcgaggaggaggaaaagaagaggagaggagaggatgcCAGAGTAttggaggatgaggagccaaGACCAGGCACCAGTCAGGCCCCCGGAACATCAAGCAaataccccaaatttaacatcaAACACCTTACTGTCCATCAGGTATTGGGTAGGGGCAGCTTTGGAGTG GTGGGCCTGGCATCAGTCCCCGGCCGAAACAACTACGTCGCCATCAAAGGTATCACCAAAACAGCGGACAATGCAGCAATCCTACAGAGAGAGCGACGGATACTCCTGCTGGCCCGAGACTGCCCgttcctgtgtcacctgtatgCTGCACAGCAGTCTCAGGACCATGCCTTCTTCATCACCGAGTACCTGTCCGGCGGCAGCCTGGAGGCTTTACTCAGAGTGTACAGCAGTCTAAACATCGAAATAGTAAGATTCTTCACAGCAGAGATTGCATGTGGCCTCCATTTCCTTCACAGACAGAACATCGTCCACCG AGATATCAAGCCAGATAACATCATGCTGGATCGAGATGGACACATCTGCATCATAGACCTCGGACTTGCCCAAGATGGCGTCACCTCCTCCAACAAGATCCAAGGAGTGACGGGCACATTACTTTACATGGCCCCAGAGgtgctccagaggaagagttACCATGCAGCGGTTGACTGGTGGAGCCTGGGGATTGTTGTATCCCGGATGTCAGCAGGACGTTCCCCATTCTACTTTGGCTGCAACAGAGAAATGGCTCGCGATTCCATCACCAGAGAGAAGCCTAATATTCCATCTTGGCTCCCTGCTGACCTGAAACATCTGATCCAACAACTGCTGCACAAGAATCCTGAGAAGCGGCTGGGTGTGAACAGGAACATCAGAGACCATCCATTCTTCACCACCATCAACTGGGAGGAACTGGAGCAGAAGAGAGCACAGCCGCCATTTACACCATCCGAGGCAGCTCTGAAGAagggagacctgcggtggtcagagGTAGAGACAGCTCTTCACCCCTTGGAAGGATTCTCCTTCATAGCTCCAAGCTGGGAATGGTAA
- the LOC130282990 gene encoding protein kinase C delta type-like isoform X2, which produces MAATGGRGDGEKERGKKMKREEEDEEEEKRGDERKKKEVSEELKRGKKRKREESEEVEKERGPKRKREEEREEEEKRGDERKKKEVSEELKRGKKRKREESEEVEKKRGAKRKREEEHEEEEKREEERKKEDESKEGKRGKKRKREEEIEEEEKRGKKRKREEEEKRGEERKKEKESEEEEKKRRGEDARVLEDEEPRPGTSQAPGTSSKYPKFNIKHLTVHQVGLASVPGRNNYVAIKGITKTADNAAILQRERRILLLARDCPFLCHLYAAQQSQDHAFFITEYLSGGSLEALLRVYSSLNIEIVRFFTAEIACGLHFLHRQNIVHRDIKPDNIMLDRDGHICIIDLGLAQDGVTSSNKIQGVTGTLLYMAPEVLQRKSYHAAVDWWSLGIVVSRMSAGRSPFYFGCNREMARDSITREKPNIPSWLPADLKHLIQQLLHKNPEKRLGVNRNIRDHPFFTTINWEELEQKRAQPPFTPSEAALKKGDLRWSEVETALHPLEGFSFIAPSWEW; this is translated from the exons ATGGCGGCTACTGGAGGAAGAGGAGATGGCGAGAAGGAGAGAGGAAAGAAGAtgaagagagaagaggaggacgaggaggaggagaagagaggagatgagaggaagaagaaagaggtgagcgaggagctgaagagaggaaagaagaggaagagagaagagagcgaggAGGTGGAGAAGGAGAGAGGAccgaagaggaagagagaagaggagcgcgaggaggaggagaagagaggagatgagaggaagaagaaagaggtgagcgaggagctgaagagaggaaagaagaggaagagagaagagagcgaggaggtggagaagaagagaggagcgaagaggaagagagaagaggagcacgaggaggaggagaagagagaagaggagaggaagaaggaagaTGAGAGCAAGGAGGGGAAGAgagggaagaagaggaagagagaagaggagatcgaagaggaggagaagagagggaagaagaggaagagagaggaggaggagaagagaggagaggagaggaagaaggaaaaggagagcgaggaggaggaaaagaagaggagaggagaggatgcCAGAGTAttggaggatgaggagccaaGACCAGGCACCAGTCAGGCCCCCGGAACATCAAGCAaataccccaaatttaacatcaAACACCTTACTGTCCATCAG GTGGGCCTGGCATCAGTCCCCGGCCGAAACAACTACGTCGCCATCAAAGGTATCACCAAAACAGCGGACAATGCAGCAATCCTACAGAGAGAGCGACGGATACTCCTGCTGGCCCGAGACTGCCCgttcctgtgtcacctgtatgCTGCACAGCAGTCTCAGGACCATGCCTTCTTCATCACCGAGTACCTGTCCGGCGGCAGCCTGGAGGCTTTACTCAGAGTGTACAGCAGTCTAAACATCGAAATAGTAAGATTCTTCACAGCAGAGATTGCATGTGGCCTCCATTTCCTTCACAGACAGAACATCGTCCACCG AGATATCAAGCCAGATAACATCATGCTGGATCGAGATGGACACATCTGCATCATAGACCTCGGACTTGCCCAAGATGGCGTCACCTCCTCCAACAAGATCCAAGGAGTGACGGGCACATTACTTTACATGGCCCCAGAGgtgctccagaggaagagttACCATGCAGCGGTTGACTGGTGGAGCCTGGGGATTGTTGTATCCCGGATGTCAGCAGGACGTTCCCCATTCTACTTTGGCTGCAACAGAGAAATGGCTCGCGATTCCATCACCAGAGAGAAGCCTAATATTCCATCTTGGCTCCCTGCTGACCTGAAACATCTGATCCAACAACTGCTGCACAAGAATCCTGAGAAGCGGCTGGGTGTGAACAGGAACATCAGAGACCATCCATTCTTCACCACCATCAACTGGGAGGAACTGGAGCAGAAGAGAGCACAGCCGCCATTTACACCATCCGAGGCAGCTCTGAAGAagggagacctgcggtggtcagagGTAGAGACAGCTCTTCACCCCTTGGAAGGATTCTCCTTCATAGCTCCAAGCTGGGAATGGTAA